The DNA window CTCGCGGGACGACCCCGCGCAGGTCATCGTCGGCGGCGCGGGCCTCTCCGGCATCCAGTCGGCGGGCGAGATAGCGGAGTACCGCGACATCCACCGCGCGCCCATCGACATCACCATCGTCGAGGGTCTCGACGAGGTGTTCCCCGGTAACGACCCCGAACTGCAGGGTGCGCTCCGCAAGCGCCTCGTCGAGAAGGACGTCGAAATCCTCACCGGCGACTTCATCTCGAAGGTCGACGAGGAGAACGTCTACCTCGGCGGCGGCGAGGACGAGGAACCCGACACCTTGGAGTACGACGTCCTCATCTGGACCGGCGGCATCACGGGCCAAGAAGAGGTCGCCGACGCCGACGTGGACAAAGACGAGCGTTCGAACCGCATCTACGCGGACGCGGACTTCCAGACGAGCGACGACCGGGTGTTCGCCCTCGGCGACTCCGCCCTCGTCGAACAGGGACAGGACTCCGTCGCGCCGCCCACCGCGCAGGCCGCGTGGCAGGCCGCGGACGTCGCGGGCGAGAACGTCGCCCGCGCCGTCAAGGGGCAACCGCTGAAGACGTGGAGCCACGAGGACAAGGGGACGCTCATCTCCATCGGCGACGACGCCGTCGCCCACGGCGTGAAACTGCCGATGTTCGGGAAGGTCCCCGTCAACGTGTTCGGCGGCCCCGCCGCGCGAACGCTGAAGAAGAGCGTCGCCACTCGGTGGATTGCGGACATCACCTCCCCGCGCCGCGCGTTAGAGGCGTGGGAGGACATGTAGACGGCGAACGAACCCGCACGGAACCCGACCTCTTTTTCGGAGCGACGGACGACGCGGAGCGACGCCGTCGGGGTACGTCCCCTCGCCCCGACTGCCGTCGCTACTCGACGACGACAGAGAAGAAAAGCGGCCGACCGAGCGTCGGCCTCGGCATCTCTGCAGAGAGCCTCAGTGATTCGGCTCGCCGACTGGCGCGCGCATGTCGTCGATACGGAGGATGAGAATGTTGCTGGTGTCGTCCTTCCCGTCGACGATGCCCTCGACGACGAGCTTCGAAAGCGGCGTCGGGCCGACTTTCACTTCGTCGCCCTCGTGGAAGTCTCGGACGGAGCCTTGGACGTGAATCTCGGCGCGGCACAGTTCCGGGTGGTGAACCGACGAGAGGTCGATACCGTCGACGTTCACGCCGGTGACCGTCTCCCCGTTGTGCTGGAGGGGGACGGAGGCGGGTTCGTCCATCTGGTCGACGTCGAGCGCTTCGTACGCGTTCGCCGTCGGCTTGTAGCCGCCCTTCGGCCCCGGAACGCCCTCGACCAACTGCAGGGCCTTCAGACTCTGCATCTGGTTGCGAATCGTTCCCGGATTCCGGTTTACCTCTTCTGCGATGTCCTCACCTTTCACGGCGTCCTCACTCTGCCGATAGAGGTTTATCAGCGCCGTGAGGATGGTTTTCTGACTCGACGTCAGCTCGATTGATGACATGGTGATTCGTTCGAAGCATACGTCCTTAAATGCGATGGATGAACGGGAGAAACCCGGTGCCGTCTGACAATTTTCGGGTAAATACGTGTGCTATTTTCACAAACGAAGCCCGTATTTCGACCGCGGAGTCCCGTGCCGGTAGTAATTTACACACCGGTCGTAGTTTCCAACGCATGAACGAGAAACGGGCCCTCGTCACTGGGGGTGCCGGATTCATCGGATCGAACCTTGCGAACCATCTCGCGGCCGATAACGACGTTATCGCCGTCGACGATCTCCACCTCGGAACGCCGGAGAATCTCGACGAGGGCGTCGAGTTCGTAGACGCGAGCGTCCTCGACGACGACTTGCCCACCGAGGGCGTGGACGTTCTGTTCCACCTCGCGGCGTACTCCTCGTACACGATGGCCGAGGAGAACAAGCGCGAGGCGACGCGCGTGAACGTCGAAGGGTTCGTCAACGCGGTCGAACAGGCGCGTGAGGACGGGTGCGACACCGTCGTCTACGCGACCACCTCCTCCATCTACGGGTCGCGCACCGACCCGTCCCCCGAGGACATGCCCGTCGAGGCGCGGACCTGCTACGAGGCGTCGAAACTCGCCCGCGAACAGTACGGCGAGTACTTCCATCACCACTACGACATGACGCTCGCGGGCCTCCGATTTTTCTCCGTCTATCAGGGGTACGGCGGGGCCGAGGAGCACAAAGGCGAGTACGCCAACACCGTCGCCCAGTTCGCCCACAAGATTGCGAACGGCGAACGGCCGGAACTGTTCGGCGACGGCTCTCAGACCCGCGATTTCACCCACGTCGAGGATATCGTCCGCGGCATCGAACTCGCCGCCGACCACGAGTTGCAGGGCATCTACAACCTCGGCACCGGCGAGAGCTACGACTTCAACACGATGGTCGAGATGATAAACGAGGAGTTGGGGACGGACGTCGAACCGAAGTACGTCGAGAACCCCCTCGACGTGTACGTCCACGACACGAAGGCCGACCCGACGAAGATGCGGGAGGCCACCGGGTGGGAACCGCAGATTTCCTTCGAGGAGGGCGTCGCACGTGTCTGCGCGCCGTACCGCGAGGAGTAACCGGGGACGGCGGGCGGCGGACGCCGCGGACGCGCCGTACCGACTTC is part of the Halopelagius longus genome and encodes:
- a CDS encoding NAD(P)/FAD-dependent oxidoreductase → MSTQVVVLGSGYAGTGAVKRLEDELGSDAELTWVSENDYHLVLHEAHRCIRDPSVESKIALPVDDIKSPETKFVKGRVENIDVEDRLVELDGDDEVEYDYLLVCLGSATAFYGIEGLEEYSHELKGLDDAREIHSAIKSAAEDASRDDPAQVIVGGAGLSGIQSAGEIAEYRDIHRAPIDITIVEGLDEVFPGNDPELQGALRKRLVEKDVEILTGDFISKVDEENVYLGGGEDEEPDTLEYDVLIWTGGITGQEEVADADVDKDERSNRIYADADFQTSDDRVFALGDSALVEQGQDSVAPPTAQAAWQAADVAGENVARAVKGQPLKTWSHEDKGTLISIGDDAVAHGVKLPMFGKVPVNVFGGPAARTLKKSVATRWIADITSPRRALEAWEDM
- a CDS encoding Rrf2 family transcriptional regulator, translating into MSSIELTSSQKTILTALINLYRQSEDAVKGEDIAEEVNRNPGTIRNQMQSLKALQLVEGVPGPKGGYKPTANAYEALDVDQMDEPASVPLQHNGETVTGVNVDGIDLSSVHHPELCRAEIHVQGSVRDFHEGDEVKVGPTPLSKLVVEGIVDGKDDTSNILILRIDDMRAPVGEPNH
- a CDS encoding NAD-dependent epimerase/dehydratase family protein, with protein sequence MNEKRALVTGGAGFIGSNLANHLAADNDVIAVDDLHLGTPENLDEGVEFVDASVLDDDLPTEGVDVLFHLAAYSSYTMAEENKREATRVNVEGFVNAVEQAREDGCDTVVYATTSSIYGSRTDPSPEDMPVEARTCYEASKLAREQYGEYFHHHYDMTLAGLRFFSVYQGYGGAEEHKGEYANTVAQFAHKIANGERPELFGDGSQTRDFTHVEDIVRGIELAADHELQGIYNLGTGESYDFNTMVEMINEELGTDVEPKYVENPLDVYVHDTKADPTKMREATGWEPQISFEEGVARVCAPYREE